GAAATTCAATTTCTTCTAACCCGCCAAAATAGAGATAGCTCACTTTTTCTGTTACAAAAAAATTATCTATTTCAATTCCATTGCGAAACAAATCGAAGATATCTCGCTTAGTTATCTCACTTATTCGGTTCACGGTTTAAATACCATTCCTTTCATGAGTGTCCCAAAGAAAACTTACAAGCGTTATGCTACTGCCAACAGCAAGTTTTGCGTGGCGCTCTTCAAGGCCTTTATATGTAGCACTTTTCCCATGTCCACTACCATATGGGTTGCGTAATGCTGCCAAGTTTGCAGCTATCACACGCAAATTACCCAAAATGGCTTTTATCTCAGTAGATCCTGGTACTGTGTCGGGTATGTCTCTGGGCATTAACTTGAGAATTTTCACTGTCTCGCCAGTCAGTTGCCCTACATCCCAGTTTTTATCCCATTCTACTCCATTTTCATCAAGAATGGTTTTGCAGCAACTCTCAATCAATTCCTTAGCTTTTCCAATTGCTTCAGTTGGGTTTTCAGACTGCATTTTTAGCATTAAATCAATCTGTGCAGAGAGATATGTACTTGAAAATTTCTCTTTTAACTCTACAGCGGTAGAAGCGAGCGGGTTTTTGTTATATAAGATACGATCCATTACGTCTTTACACCGTCTATATACTTTTGAATATTCATCATTATTTTCGATTTCATATTCGAAATGAGCTTCGTAGTAGTCCAACAAATCTTTAAACAACTTCAAAGTGTCATCCTCAGAAGCATCATTAATATAAGCCATCAATGATTTGCCTTTAGATTGTTTGTATGTCTCGCATAATGGCACCCCAATGCTTTCCAATGTGAATACATCAAATTCATTGGTGGAGAAATTTAGAATATAACCGCCCCTATTGAACAGCTTCATAAAAATTCCTTTTTCAATCTGAGTTAGTTTAGGCATCTTTCCTTACCTTTCCTTGGTTAATGTTCTAGTAAGACGTCTTCATTGTCTTTATATCCTTGCAAGAGGATAGACTGGGGAAAGAATTATTTACAGGTCAAATCTCTTCTTGATCCTCACTCTCAGCTAGTTCAAATTTACTAAAGTTCGGCTTTTGCATTTCTTTTAGATACGTTGGGTGAATAGATGAAATTTCTTCATCTATTTTAATAATAATTTCATTATCATCAACATAACCGATGACATCACATATGGTAGGCTTATCCGCATAATGCCCCTTATATGTAAGTGTTTTTATAATATTGGACTTCGGAGAAATCAGGCTCCATTGTTTTAACTTTTCAATTTTTTCTTCATTAGAAATAAAATCATTCCATTCACGTAGTAACGTAACCATTTTCAATATCCTTTCAAATTACTTGCTCAAGCATAAATAGCTTTAGGAAGTCTTCTTCATTAAGAATTCTAATATTCGAGCCGTTCATAATCATTTGGTATGCCTTTTCCTCTTTTGAACTCCGGCCATCTTCTCCAACTACGGACTTATCTTGTATACCAACAATTAAGAAATCCGTTTTATTAGAAACACTGCTCTTGACCACACCACCAACGTCTACTATCTTTTGAATTGCGATTGATCTTACCATTGTCTGAAGTTCTCCTGTTAAAACACAATTCTTTAAATAAAGTGGATGATTGGAATCAAATTCCGTCTGGCTGCAGCAAAATTCCGAAATTTTTATATGATTATATTTTTCATACTTTGAATTTTTCTTTATAAATGATTTGGTTGCATTAAGATTACAAAATTGTTTTGCAGGAAGGTTATTTAGAAGGGCAAGCCACACTATTGATGGGGTATTAAGTCTCACCATGGTTTCAGTAACTAATTTTGTGGCCACATATGCATCTTCTAGTGCATTATGATGGTTATCTAAAGGAATATTAAAATATGTAGCACGGTCTTTTAGGCCACTACCAACATGTTCCTCTAAGGCTAACGATGATATTGATATACTGTCGATATAAATGAAATCTGAGCAGGTCAAGTTGTATGTATCTAGACAATTTTTTAAAACTGACATATCAAACTGAGCATTATGCGCCACAACAATTCCACCTTCAAGATAATGTCTTATTTTTTCCCATAGTTCAAGAAATGTGTCTGCAGACTCAACATCTTTGAATGTAATTCCGTGGATCTTAGTATTAGATTCTCTGAATTGACCTCCAGGGGGTTTTATAAAATAATGAAGTTTATCAACAATATGTATCCCTTTAACAGTTACAATACCAATGGAACAAGCACTATCCAAATTATTATTGGCAGTTTCAAAATCAACAACAATAAAATCAAATTCTGAGTTTACCATAACTGTACCTCCAAAATAATCTTTGTATTTACAAATTATACCACATTTACAGCAATTCTTTTAGTAGGGCACACTTTTTTCTTAAAATTTTGCAATAATAATCCTCTCGGTTACCTAGATAGGGATTCTACGAACTGTTTATATCTAATTCTTAGTTTCTGTTTTATTTTATTTTCATCATATGTATTGTCCAGTAATGAGTGTACAATCTCAAGGAACAATTTTTTATCACATACTTGTATCGGCAATTTATAGGTATTATAAATACGGTCCACAATATCATCCGAGTAAAAACCCTTATAATCTCCAATAGGTCCAGTTATGCCCGGTGCAAACATAAATGAGACATCAAAAGAATCAGTGACTTCTTTTTTAATGTACATCGACCTCTACTCAATTTCTGATAAAGGGCGAGAGTTCTTAGAAAACAATATGGATTATGTCAAAATTCATCAACACAAAACCTGGCCATTTAATCATTGTATCTTCGCCGGCAATATCAAAAATCCGCTGAATAAGATCATCTTTTTTCCCACTGGTTGTTTGTCCCAATTCAGTTAGTATTGCTTTTAGTTCAGGAATTTTTAAGCCTTTAATTCTTTCTTTCGGGCTCGATTTTTCCAAGTATCCTTCGGTAATTAGCTCGCGATGGTATCGAGACGGATTTCTTATGCCACATTCAAAAAGAAAATATTGTGCATATTCATTATCAGTTTTTACCGAAGAACTTTTGTGATAAGCATGAAGAAATATGGCTTTTGCATAATCTCCCTGTACTGGCGGGATGTCCACTTTGGCGAGATTAGTACTAGCACTGGGTGAAAATCTTTCTACTTTTTGTGGAGCTTCTGTATTTTTCTTTCCAAAAATAACATCAAAAAATCCCATAACCAGACCTCCTTTTAGTGACAAGCCTATACTTTATACTTTCGATAACCGCTAGAAATCAAAGAACATTACGATTTAATCCGTAGAATATTTTCCGGTTTTCAAGATTTCTTCTATAGGCACATCCTGTTGAGTAAAGCTTATTTTCATGTAAGCACTTCCTCTCATCAGAGCATTTTTCAAATTTACTGCAACATCCAAAACTGGAACTTGATACATAATTTTCAATGCAATATACTACATTTGCCTTAATATAAGTATATAGGCTGTCCATCGATTCATCGAATATAATATGCTTGAAATTCTCGTCAGATTTTAATTCTTTCAGTTTCGCTTCTTCAGGTAATGGAATAGTGTTATACTGCTCATTTCTGATTAATAATTCAATTCCCGACTTTTGTTGTATATTCATAATTAAAGTTCCGTTTTTAGATCTAACTGATTTCTCTTGGGGTGGGTATTCCGGTTCAAAAATCTTTATAGACTTTGAAATTTCAATTCCCTTCTTATCCCCCTTGTTAGATTTGTTAGCATATAAGAAGATTGACGTTTTAGGTAATTCATTTTCTGTAATTATATCTTCAAGCAACTCATTCACCTTTGTTTCAAAGCTCATAAAACACCCTCCTGTAATTAGTAATCTATTTTCACGATAGTAAATCCACTAGTTCTTTCTCCGACAAAATTTGTTTATTCAAATTCTGCGCATCAGTCAATTTACTTCCAGCATTCTCCCCAGCTACGACATAGTCCGTCTTTTTAGATACTGAATTCGTTACTTTCCCTCCGAACGATTCAATTAATTGCGTTGCTTGGTTGCGATCCATTGTTGGAAGAGTACCTGTGATAACAAATATCTTACCACTTAGCCTTTTATCTGTATTACTATTTTGGGATGAATTCAAATTGACGCCATATTCATTAAGTCTGCGAATAATTTCTTGGTTATTGAGATCATCAAAAAAACTGCGAATAGACTCTGCACTGGCATCACCAATATCCGAAACCTGCTTCAATTCATCAACTGTAGCATACTGCAACTCTATTATTGATTTGAAATGTTTTAAAATTTCTTTTGCTGCAGCCTTACCAATATTAGGTATGCCAAGACCAGTCAATAATTTATGTGCTTCATTGGCTTTTGATTTATCAATATTTTCTAAGAGTTTATCTGTATTTTTTTCCTTTCCCAAAATGGAACGTTCAACTAATTCATCTCTGTATTTGAATAAAGAATAAATGTCAGCAATGTCTTTGATATATTTTTTTCTTATGAGCTCAACTACAAATGATTCCCCAAATCCTTTAATATCCATTGCTTGTCTACCAACAAAATTTATTATCAACTTTTCAAGTTGAGCAGGACAATTGGGATTTATGCACTTTAAATCAGCTGTGTCTTCTTCACGTACCGTTTTCTTGCCACATACTGGGCAAGCACTCGGTAACTTATAAGACACATTATTTAATAATGATTCTATTGTTCGTTTTTCAATTACAACGTTTTTAATCTTGGGGATAATTTCGCCAGATTTAAAAACAACAATTGTATCGCCTATGCGAATGTCCAGGTTGTCAATATTGTCTTGATTATGAAGTGTGGCCCTTGTGACAGAGGTTCCACATAAAGATATTTTTTTAAAGACCGCGGTCGGCGTAAGCCTTCCGGTCCTACCAACTGATGTCTCAATATCAAGTAGGATCGTCTCTTTCTCTTCTGGCGGATATTTATATGCTACCGCCCATCTAGGGACCTTTGACGTGCTTCCGACTGTTTCTCTATAACTTAAATTATTTAGTTTGACTACCGCTCCATCAATTTCATAATCCAAAGATCCACGATTCTCACCAATCTTAACAATTGCATCCCAAACCTCGTCTGCTGTTCTGCATAATGAATAGTTTTCAATAACTTTTATGCCTTGCTGTTTTAAGAACTCATACCCCTGAATATGCGTTTCAAAGGCCATTCCTTCAATGTCCTGAATATTAAATATAAAAAGTGATAGATTTCTTTCTCTAGCCACGTTTGGATCAAGTTGAAGTATTGTTCCTGATGCACAGTTTCGTGGGTTCGCAAACTGTTGTTTTCCCAGAAGTTCCTGCTGTTCATTGACTGCCTCAAATGCCTTGGAGGTCATGTATACTTCACCACGCACTTCTAGATACGGTACTTTTTCTTTTAGCTTACCTTTGACATCCTTAATAACTTTAATATTCTCTGTAACATCATCGCCTTCAGTTATACCGTCACCTCGAGTAGTAGCCACACTTAAGTCACCATTTTCATATCGTATGGCAATTGAAAGTCCATCAATTTTCTGCTCCACTACAAATTCAGGATTTTCAAATTGGCTTTGCATATCATTAACAAATTGATATATATCCTCTTTGTTAAACACATCCTGCAAACTAAGCATAGGAACTTTATGTTGGACCTTTACTCCACCTTCTCTTTTTGCACTACCCCCAACCCTTTGAGTAGGTGAATCAAAAGTGACTAATTCTGGATATTCTTTTTCAATTTGTTTCAGCTCTTGCATCAATAAATCATATTTAGTGTCAGAAATTTCCGGATCGCTGAGATCATAGTATTTTTCATTATGATAGTTAATAGTATTTCTAAGTTCATAAAGTTTTTGGTTTATGTCCATATAAATTTACTCCCACCTGCAGGATAACTATAACCAGTTATCCTAAATTAATTATAATTAATTTTCTTAGTTTTTTAAACAAAAGTCATAAAAAACAGGCCACCACTATTGTTTGTTTAATATTATGTAGAATAAACAAATCTACTTCAAGCATTGAATTTAACAATGTTTCTTCAAGCACAAATTGTGTTTTTACTTTTATTCATAAATATATACTTACCGTCTAATTTCCAAGAAAGCAGACCAGTCTGATTTCCCAGCCAATCCTTCAGTGCCCCCGCATCCTTGGTTTTATCAAGGGAAAGCATGGTTTTTTCATGCGCCTCTTTTGGAAGATCGCTGAGAAGCTCATATCCCACATGAATCGTCGGGCTGTTGGACAACACCGTTCCCGTCTCCCGCTCAAGCTCCTGCAGCTCGTCGTAAAGCCTGTCATATTCGATATTCGGCATAATCTCACGGTTTTCCTGGTAGTAAGCTTTTCCCGCCTCGTTTAAGACCTTGACTTTTTCTTTCATCAAATCCAATTTATTATTCATAGTTCCCCCAACTTCAGTTTCATCTTTGCTTTTATTAGGCGTATCCCATTTTTCAAGAACCGATAAGGTTTCAAAGGGAAATTCCTCGATAAAAACGAACCACTCTAATTTTATCGGTTATCAAGGGTTTCGTCAAACACGTTTCGTGAAACAGGTTTCCTCAAACTGTTGACATCTTCTATTTCTATCGATAAACTATAGATTAATCTACTTACAGGATGGAGATGATACTCATGGCAAGACCGACTAAATGGCGAAAAATTGAACATATCCCCACTGTCCCCTATTTTATACCGTCTGAGAAAGATTTCCCAGAGTCAGAGAAAAATATTCTCAAACTGGAGGAATTGGAAGCGATCCGCCTGAAGGATCTCCTGGGTATGGAGCAGGAAGAATGCGCGGCAAGCATGGAGGTTTCCAGACCTACCTTTCAGCGTATCCTGATTTCTGCCAGAGAAAAGGTTGCGGACAGCCTGATCAACGGAAAAACCATCCTGATCGAAGGCGGCAATTTTACACGGAATATCTGCCCTGTAAAATGTGCAGAGTGCGGCAAAGAATGGAAAGAAACCTACGAAAACTTAGACGCGATTAAAAGTGGAGACTACGTCTGCCCCGATTGCGGATCTCAGCAGGTATTCTGTGATCAGAGCTGCAAAGATAAGCCCTGCCGTAAAAGCTGCTGCAGACGTTATCTCTCAATGGACTGAATAAAGGTTGTTATTTTCCGACTTGAGTTTATTTTTATAATAATTTTCTCCTTCCTGATATTAAATTCTTGATTTCCTGCATTCTTCATCCCTATTTGGACATTCCCGAGAAGACCTATCTCTCAATAAATTTCTCCCAACACAGTTGTTGACATATGCTCAATACGGTACTATACTGATATTGTAATGGGCATATGCCAAAAATTCGAGAGCATTTGTCTCATTGATTACGGCAAATATATCATATTGTTTTCAAATGGATCGGTGTATTCATTCGAATCGGTATAAGGAGAAGCATTATGAGTGAAAATTGTAACCAAAGCTGTGGAAGCTGCAGCGAAGACTGCGCAGACCGAAAAAGTCAGCCTGCCAGCCTGCTGGAGCAGCCTCATGAGTGCAGTCACATTGGAAAAGTCATTGCAGTTGTAAGCGGAAAAGGAGGAGTGGGCAAGTCCCTCGTCACATCGATGCTTGCCGTATCTATGAATCGCCTCGGGTATCGCACTGCTGTTTTAGATGCCGATATCACAGGACCGTCTGTTCCAAAAGAATTCGGAATCAAAGAAAAAGCCGCAGCAACAGAATTAGGAATTATGCCCGTCACTACGAAAACCGGAATCGATATCATGTCCGTCAATCTAATCCTTGAGAACGAAACCGATCCGGTGATTTGGAGAGGCCCCATCATATCCGGCATGGTAAAGCAGTTTTGGACCGATGTCATGTGGGGGGATGTGGATTATCTGTTCATTGATATGCCTCCGGGAACAGGCGATGTTCCTCTCACCGTGTTTCAATCCCTTCCGGTGGACGGAATCATCATTGTTACATCACCTCAGGAGCTTGTTTCCATGATCGTTTCGAAAGCCGTAAAAATGGCTGCCATGATGAACATACCCGTCCTTGGACTCGTTGAAAACATGTCGTATTTGGAATGTCCCGACTGCCAGAATCAGATCCCGATTTTTGGAAAAAGCAACCTTGAAGAAATCGCCAAAACCCATGGAATTAAATTGATTGCAAAGCTGCCCTTGAATCCTGCGCTTGCAGAATTATGTGATACGGGAAGAATCGAAGATGCCGACGTCCACCATCTTCAGGAGATCACATCTGATCTGAGCAAGCTGTGAAATCGCCAAGCGTAAAACTGAGCAAGCTGTGAAATCGCCATAAACCCTTGTTTCAATTTCTCTGGCCTGGGTTCTGCCTTGCAGTTCCGGGCCAGGTAAACAATAGCAGATTTATAAAAAATGGAGGAAGAATGTAATGAAACTCGCGTT
This genomic window from Clostridiales bacterium contains:
- a CDS encoding exonuclease produces the protein MVNSEFDFIVVDFETANNNLDSACSIGIVTVKGIHIVDKLHYFIKPPGGQFRESNTKIHGITFKDVESADTFLELWEKIRHYLEGGIVVAHNAQFDMSVLKNCLDTYNLTCSDFIYIDSISISSLALEEHVGSGLKDRATYFNIPLDNHHNALEDAYVATKLVTETMVRLNTPSIVWLALLNNLPAKQFCNLNATKSFIKKNSKYEKYNHIKISEFCCSQTEFDSNHPLYLKNCVLTGELQTMVRSIAIQKIVDVGGVVKSSVSNKTDFLIVGIQDKSVVGEDGRSSKEEKAYQMIMNGSNIRILNEEDFLKLFMLEQVI
- the ligA gene encoding NAD-dependent DNA ligase LigA; translated protein: MDINQKLYELRNTINYHNEKYYDLSDPEISDTKYDLLMQELKQIEKEYPELVTFDSPTQRVGGSAKREGGVKVQHKVPMLSLQDVFNKEDIYQFVNDMQSQFENPEFVVEQKIDGLSIAIRYENGDLSVATTRGDGITEGDDVTENIKVIKDVKGKLKEKVPYLEVRGEVYMTSKAFEAVNEQQELLGKQQFANPRNCASGTILQLDPNVARERNLSLFIFNIQDIEGMAFETHIQGYEFLKQQGIKVIENYSLCRTADEVWDAIVKIGENRGSLDYEIDGAVVKLNNLSYRETVGSTSKVPRWAVAYKYPPEEKETILLDIETSVGRTGRLTPTAVFKKISLCGTSVTRATLHNQDNIDNLDIRIGDTIVVFKSGEIIPKIKNVVIEKRTIESLLNNVSYKLPSACPVCGKKTVREEDTADLKCINPNCPAQLEKLIINFVGRQAMDIKGFGESFVVELIRKKYIKDIADIYSLFKYRDELVERSILGKEKNTDKLLENIDKSKANEAHKLLTGLGIPNIGKAAAKEILKHFKSIIELQYATVDELKQVSDIGDASAESIRSFFDDLNNQEIIRRLNEYGVNLNSSQNSNTDKRLSGKIFVITGTLPTMDRNQATQLIESFGGKVTNSVSKKTDYVVAGENAGSKLTDAQNLNKQILSEKELVDLLS
- a CDS encoding DUF134 domain-containing protein — its product is MARPTKWRKIEHIPTVPYFIPSEKDFPESEKNILKLEELEAIRLKDLLGMEQEECAASMEVSRPTFQRILISAREKVADSLINGKTILIEGGNFTRNICPVKCAECGKEWKETYENLDAIKSGDYVCPDCGSQQVFCDQSCKDKPCRKSCCRRYLSMD
- a CDS encoding Mrp/NBP35 family ATP-binding protein, translating into MSENCNQSCGSCSEDCADRKSQPASLLEQPHECSHIGKVIAVVSGKGGVGKSLVTSMLAVSMNRLGYRTAVLDADITGPSVPKEFGIKEKAAATELGIMPVTTKTGIDIMSVNLILENETDPVIWRGPIISGMVKQFWTDVMWGDVDYLFIDMPPGTGDVPLTVFQSLPVDGIIIVTSPQELVSMIVSKAVKMAAMMNIPVLGLVENMSYLECPDCQNQIPIFGKSNLEEIAKTHGIKLIAKLPLNPALAELCDTGRIEDADVHHLQEITSDLSKL